Genomic DNA from Methanofollis sp. W23:
CGGATGGGCCACCGACATCTGGTCGCTCATCTTCTTCCGGGCCCTCCAGGGCACGGGTCTGGGGATGTTCCCGCTCGGCTACGCCCTGATCAGGGAACAGTTCCCTGAAGAGAAGGTGCCGGTTGCGATCGGGACCATCGCCGCGATGTTCGGGGCCGGCGCCTTTGTCGGGATGTTTGTCGGCTCCTGGATCATCGAGCATGTCGGGTGGAGGATGACCTTCCACGTGATCACGCCGGTGGTGGTGCTCCTCCTCCTGGCCATCGCCCTCGTCATCATTCCCTCGCCGTCGGCACAGACCTCCAGGATCGACCGGAAAGGTCTGGTCACCATGACCCTCGGCCTCCTCACCCTCGTGCTCGCCCTCACCATGGGGGCGCAGGTCGGGTGGGCCTCGCCTGAGGTGTTCCTCTGCGGGGTGTTGACCCTCGCCTTTGGCGTCATATTCGTGCGGACCGAGAAGGCGGTCGCCGACCCGATGGTCGACCTTGAGATGATCAGAAACCCGCCAGTGCTCATTGCGATGGCGATCGGGTTCTTTGTCTCGATGATCTCGTTCATCATCATCCAGACGCTCCCGTACCTCATCGAGAGCCCGACCGGGCTTGGGCTCTCCAGGCTGACCGTGGGGCTCGTGATGATGCCGGGGGCGATCGCCGACATGATCTGCGGCCCGCTCACCGGGGTGCTGATCAGGCGGCGGGGCGTGCGGACCGCCATGCTGCTCGGGACCTCTATCGTGGCGGTGGGTGCGGTCTGTTATCTCTTCCTCCCCCTCTCGGTCGCCTCGCTCGTCGTCGCCGGGCTCTTCTATAATGCCGGGATGTCGGTGGCCCTCACCAGCAACACCATCATCGTCGTCAATGCCGTGCGGCCTGAGGAGACCGGGGTCGGGACCGCGGTCTACCACACCGTCCAGAACCTCGGCGGGATGATCGGCCCGATCATCGCCGGGATCTTCCTCACTCTCCACACCGTGGCGGTGCCGGGGTGGAGTGTGGAAGTACCGACACAGGATGCATTCCTCGGGATCTTCGTGACGGTCACCTGTCTTGCGGCCCTGGTCCTCGCCCTCAGCGGGAGACTGAAGGACCCAAAGCGAAACGGCGCCGGTCGGCGGTGAACGCCCTCTTCAGGGTCGCTCTCCCGCTTCCCCTATCCTCTCCCGCTCGCACCTCGGAGACCAGAGATATACAGAAGATCCAGGTGGGAGACTGCCGCCCCCTCGGCTATCTTCTCCGTCACACGCAGAGAGGGGCGGGAAGGCCAGCGCAGAAGGACCTGATGAGGACGTCGGAGCGGAACCCTCGAATTGTTCTTTCATGATAACGCACGAGAGGGAAACCCTGATCTGGTGCACGGGGGATCAGACAACTCCCCTCATACCCCGTCCTCCTGGAGAACGGGGCGTCAGGATCCAGAATAGGTATGGGGACACCGGGCGGCATGCCGACATATTTATATAACGTGACCCGCCCTCTCTCTCGCCAGAGGGGGACAGGTATGAAGACCGAGGAATACCGACAGATCATCGCGAGCGCCATCGACAAAGAGGTGGAGGCCTATGTCTTCTATGAGGAGATCAGAGACCGGGTGAACGACCCGGTCCTCCAGACGCTCTTTCGGGAACTCGCCTCTGAGGAGAGGCAGCACCGCAAACTCCTGGAGAATTATCTTGCGGCACGGCCGATGGAACTCCACTTCGACGAGTCACGGGACTACAAAGTCTCGGA
This window encodes:
- a CDS encoding MFS transporter, with amino-acid sequence MKQPFNLNDPRYHLAALFILCITVAATMFTEAMITPALPIIQDEFGVSSVWTSWILMIVLLVGAIITPIIGKCGDLYGKKRMMVLCMSVYLVGVFASGWATDIWSLIFFRALQGTGLGMFPLGYALIREQFPEEKVPVAIGTIAAMFGAGAFVGMFVGSWIIEHVGWRMTFHVITPVVVLLLLAIALVIIPSPSAQTSRIDRKGLVTMTLGLLTLVLALTMGAQVGWASPEVFLCGVLTLAFGVIFVRTEKAVADPMVDLEMIRNPPVLIAMAIGFFVSMISFIIIQTLPYLIESPTGLGLSRLTVGLVMMPGAIADMICGPLTGVLIRRRGVRTAMLLGTSIVAVGAVCYLFLPLSVASLVVAGLFYNAGMSVALTSNTIIVVNAVRPEETGVGTAVYHTVQNLGGMIGPIIAGIFLTLHTVAVPGWSVEVPTQDAFLGIFVTVTCLAALVLALSGRLKDPKRNGAGRR
- a CDS encoding ferritin family protein, with product MKTEEYRQIIASAIDKEVEAYVFYEEIRDRVNDPVLQTLFRELASEERQHRKLLENYLAARPMELHFDESRDYKVSETFDRPGPTSDMKPVDGIKLAIKREEDAVEMYRQFAELSTDPEQRKVFEQLARMELGHKARLEDLYTEMAFPEVW